The Candidatus Poribacteria bacterium genome contains the following window.
AAGAGGGAGATTGGGTCCCTCTATTATCCTTTCATTATTTTACCGAAAACCCTCCGAAAAATAAGAACACGTATCCAGGGATTCGTATACGAATTCTTCCGTTTGAACCTAACCTTCTGCTGGGGCTTCCGCCTCAGCAGTATTTTGAAGTTGTTAAACTTCCCAACTTCATTATGGGTTAATTATACGGTATAATACGAAAAAACAAAGAAAAATTACAAAAAAAATCAAAAAAAATCAGTAATTTATCCTGAAATTTAGCATTTTTTCTCAAAATTACATATTTTTTGCGTTTTTCGGCTATTTTATGCGGAAAACGCGCGGTGCTGGAGGGTTATGGGTTAATTGTCTGAACTGTGATATTTGTGATTATTTGATTTCTGTGATAACCGTACCGCAAACTGTTAGTTTGCGTATCCAAGGGCACCAACTTGTTGGGGGCGGGGTTCATGGAAACATTCCCGAACAAGTTCGGGCGTCCGGATCCAAATTAGTTGCATTACCCCACAAAAGCGTGTATAATACCCGTATATGGCAGACTTCAATGAAATCCTCACTTTTTTCATGGACTCCCTGGGACAGTTCGCAGATAGAAGTGCGAAATGGCTGTTATCGAACCGAGAGAACCTCCGGGGACTCCTGCAAATTATCGGCAAAGACCTCGTCGAGTCCCTTGACTTCAGTAGAATCCAGCGCGTCAACACGACCTTCATCGCAGATAACCTGCGCGAACAAGAGTCCGATCTGGTTTTCCTTTTGCCGTTTCGAGATACTGATGAAACAGAGGTGATGATCTACATACTCATTGAACATCAGTCCACGGTAGACCCCGTGATGGGATTTCGGATGTTATCGTATATGTATCACATCTGGGATGACCAACGGCAGCAGTGGGTCGCTGAGGGTGTCCCGAAAAGTCAGTGGCGCTTTCGTCCGATCATCCCTGTTGTATTTTATACAGGAAAAGCAGAATGGCACTCCATGATTTCAATGGAGACGTTGATGGATGTGCCGGAACCCTTGCGTCGATTTGTTCCGAGTTTTGAAACGTTGTTTCTGGGCATCCAGAGCGAACCCGATGCGGACTTACTGCAGGCGGAGGGGCCGTTTGGGTGGTTAATGACAGTCCTCAAACGTGCGGACACGCCGGATCGTTCTGTATTCGTATCAGTCTTAGAGACGTTAGGGGATCATCTGAGTGGTCTAACGGAGTCGGAGCGTGCTGCGTGGGTGCAAGCGTTGCACTATCTTCACTTACTGGTTTTCTACAAGCGTTCTGTTGGGGAGCGTGCGGATTTAGATCGGGTTGTTGCTGAACACCAAAAGACTTTGAATCTTTCTCAAGAGGAGGTAACCCTCATGCAAACGATGGCTGAACACTACTTGCAACAAGGCATTGAACAAGGTATGGAACGCGGTATGGAACGCGGTATGGAACGCGGTATGGAACGCGGTATGGAACAAGGACAGGTGCTTGCA
Protein-coding sequences here:
- a CDS encoding Rpn family recombination-promoting nuclease/putative transposase, giving the protein MADFNEILTFFMDSLGQFADRSAKWLLSNRENLRGLLQIIGKDLVESLDFSRIQRVNTTFIADNLREQESDLVFLLPFRDTDETEVMIYILIEHQSTVDPVMGFRMLSYMYHIWDDQRQQWVAEGVPKSQWRFRPIIPVVFYTGKAEWHSMISMETLMDVPEPLRRFVPSFETLFLGIQSEPDADLLQAEGPFGWLMTVLKRADTPDRSVFVSVLETLGDHLSGLTESERAAWVQALHYLHLLVFYKRSVGERADLDRVVAEHQKTLNLSQEEVTLMQTMAEHYLQQGIEQGMERGMERGMERGMERGMEQGQVLAKRDAILKLLRRDFGDVPESLVSHITAMHHISQLDALFEKALEAETLDDIDW